The sequence below is a genomic window from Desulfobulbus oligotrophicus.
TTCTCAACCCTGTCGCCCTCATCCACGGCCAGGGAAAGAATTCTGCCGCCATCTTGAAAGGCTAACTGCACTTCTCGGATATCGATGTTGCCATATATAGTTAACATCCCGCTTTTATTGTTTGCATTGTGCCGGTCAAAACAACCGGTAACACCCAAAAGCACACCACCAAGCAGAACCGCCCGAAAAAACCGTTTCATAAACGACCTACACTCTGATTTTATCTTCAGCACTCCTGTGCAGTATCCATCAATCCCTTCACAAAACCTCAGCTGCACAATCCGGTAAAAGACGAGTGGTCATCACGCGATTTTTGCCAGAGTTGCAACTGTTCCTTATGCTCCATGGAGAAGTACAGTCCTGCAACACCATTGGAAAACATACTGATTCGATGCATTCATACACACTTGAGCTGGCCTTGCACACAGGTAACAACAGCCGGTATCTTTTCAAAGTGAGAGTACCTCTTAACGCTCAGCGATGCCTCTTACCAGGAATCGTTTCATTGAACAAGCAGGCCGACACCAGCAACAACTTCTTCCGTATCCTGCAAAGTATTTTATAGTGATTGCTACAGATCAACTTTACCTCTCAACCCCAGATGGAGTTCAATGAATGCAGTAATTTCACGACTCTGATCCAAGCGGAAGCACAGCCCTTCAGACAACGGCAGATCTGTTGCCACAGCAACAACACCCGACACCCGGTCACGGAGCAAAGGACTGTCCGGGTCCCGACGAACCTCAATTTTAGGGACATCAACAGAGTGTTTGAATCCTTCTGCCACCACCACATCAACTTCAGGAAAGAGCCATTGGGCTAAAGCTCGAAGTTCCATGTTCGGAGGACGTCTCTGCACAATCAGCTGATCAGGGGCCGACAGGGCAATACCGTCAACACCAATGGCCCTGTACAGTGCCGTGTCTGTGGAAGGCTGATCGATGAGGATACCACGTTCTTTGGTTGATTTGATGATGCCAACGGTATATCCCCTCTTTTTCAAGTGGGTCAGCACCTTGCAGACCAGGGTGGTCTTACCGGAATTATGCCAGCCGATGAAACTGAAGACCGGTGGTGAAGAGGACTGTTCAGGCAAAGGAGATGACATATTTTCACCAAAAAATGACTTTCATAACAAGGCGTTTGTTATTATACATGTATATAAAGTAACAAGTTGTTTGAAAACAAGATGTTAAGTGACCCCTGTTTTTTAATTACCGTGCGCAGCCACACTGCCCCTGACTGTGCATAGCATTGTGAACTCCAGGGGAAGAACCTGATACTTTCTTCCATCAGGAGGTGTCTACCGTGCGTCTCCACACCATTACCAAAGTTTGTCTCATTGTACTTGTTGTTTTAACCGTGCTCCTTGGTGGTGGGTTCATAGCTCTGCAGTCGGTCAACACACAGACGCTGCGATCAATTATTACCGAGCAGGTGCAGGCAGCCACCGGCCGGACGTTGAACATTGCCGGCCCCTTAAAGTTACACTGGGGCCTTGTCCCCAGCCTTCTTGCCACAGATGTCTCTCTCTCAAACCCTGTCGGCTCCGCTCATCCGGAGATGGTACGGTTATCGCGTTTAGAACTGGAACTGGCTGTCATACCTCTGCTGCGAAGGGAGATTGTTGTTCATCGCCTTATTATAACTGCACCTGATATAGTTATTGAAACTGAAATGCACGGGCCGGGCAATCTTGATTTCACTCCACCCATCGATTCAAGGCCGACGGAACAGATGAATAAACAGCTGTCGGTTGACTCGGGTGCATTTACTTCTTTTCAGTTTATTGTCAAAGAGTTGAAAATCATCGATGGCCGTCTCAGGTGGTATGACCGTGATACACAAAAAACCCAATCGTTCCCAATCTATACGTTAACAATGCAAACAGAGGCAGCTGACCAGGGATTGATGCATATCGGGCTTTCCACTGCCCTGCAAGGACGTAAAGTCACAGCAACCGGCCGGATGGGCTCCCCGTTTTCCCTGGAATCCGGTAAACCATGGTTGCTCGATCTGCATATAATCACAGCTGGATTGCGTGGACACGTTCATGGGAGTATCGCTGACCTTGCAGCACAACAAGGTGTATCTCTGGCCTTTACAATGGAAGGAACTGAGGTGATGGAAGCAGTCCATCTGTTCGGCATAAACGTATCGGACACACCTCTGCAGGTAGGCAATTTTCGTTGTGCAGGTCAACTGCAAGGTGATCGTTCACAGCTGCATGTGGACAACATCACCTTCACCGCGGGGGACAAACAACTGCTGCTGTTCACCGCTGAGGGGAGAGCCAGGGATCTGACCGGTGCACTGTCTGTTGATATGAACACCACCCTTGAAAGTGAAAAACCATCGACTCTTGCCCAACAGGTCGGTCTTACCTATCATGGAGAAGAATCACTCCACATTGCCGGACGAATCCAGGGGGGAGATTCAAGCTGGAACGTCACAGCATTACAGGCCAGGATCGGTGCAAACAACCTTGACGGGAATCTGCATATTCGGCTTGCTGAACGTGTGACCTTAACCGGTGCAGTGACCAGTACGTTTTTCAACCCTGCTGACTTTTATACCGGTGCGCCCGGAAAGACCGGAACAAGCATACAGACTCAGGACACTACTGTTGCCAGGCAACAGGTTAATCGGGTTTTTCCGCGTACATCCCTACCAATGACCTTTCCGCCTCTTTTGGACACAGATCTATCGGTGCAGATAAAGGAGATGCCCATCGAAGGCTGGGATGTACACAACATTGCGCTGACAGCTGTTCTACAAAACAGGCGGCTGCATATCCATCCTTTTTACTGCGAACTGGCCGGGGGAACTCTTAACGCTGACGCCACTGTAGATGCCGCTGGTTCATCTCCCGGTGTTACGCTTCAGGTACAGGGAGACCAGATTGAAATCGGACGGTTAACAAAAGGTGCTGTACTGAGCGGAGGCAAAAGCAGACTGAACATGAACGTAACCGCTCATGGCAGTTCAGTGGACGCGCTTATGGCATCAGCCACAGGGGAGGTCAGCCTCAGTATCGGTGAGGGACGCCTGCACAATAAAGCCCTGGATACCTTTTCCGGCGATATTTTCACCCAGGTGCTCAGGATGATCAATCCCCTTGACAAACGCCGGGAGAGCTCACAGCTGGTTTGTGCAGCAGCCCGATTCCTGATCCGGGATGGTGTGGCTACGGCCAATCAAGGTATAGGCCTGCGAACCTCTCAGGTGGATGTGCTCGGGTCAGGGACGATTAATCTGCAGTCTGAAAAAATCGAATTCTACATCACA
It includes:
- the mobB gene encoding molybdopterin-guanine dinucleotide biosynthesis protein B — encoded protein: MSSPLPEQSSSPPVFSFIGWHNSGKTTLVCKVLTHLKKRGYTVGIIKSTKERGILIDQPSTDTALYRAIGVDGIALSAPDQLIVQRRPPNMELRALAQWLFPEVDVVVAEGFKHSVDVPKIEVRRDPDSPLLRDRVSGVVAVATDLPLSEGLCFRLDQSREITAFIELHLGLRGKVDL
- a CDS encoding AsmA family protein, coding for MRLHTITKVCLIVLVVLTVLLGGGFIALQSVNTQTLRSIITEQVQAATGRTLNIAGPLKLHWGLVPSLLATDVSLSNPVGSAHPEMVRLSRLELELAVIPLLRREIVVHRLIITAPDIVIETEMHGPGNLDFTPPIDSRPTEQMNKQLSVDSGAFTSFQFIVKELKIIDGRLRWYDRDTQKTQSFPIYTLTMQTEAADQGLMHIGLSTALQGRKVTATGRMGSPFSLESGKPWLLDLHIITAGLRGHVHGSIADLAAQQGVSLAFTMEGTEVMEAVHLFGINVSDTPLQVGNFRCAGQLQGDRSQLHVDNITFTAGDKQLLLFTAEGRARDLTGALSVDMNTTLESEKPSTLAQQVGLTYHGEESLHIAGRIQGGDSSWNVTALQARIGANNLDGNLHIRLAERVTLTGAVTSTFFNPADFYTGAPGKTGTSIQTQDTTVARQQVNRVFPRTSLPMTFPPLLDTDLSVQIKEMPIEGWDVHNIALTAVLQNRRLHIHPFYCELAGGTLNADATVDAAGSSPGVTLQVQGDQIEIGRLTKGAVLSGGKSRLNMNVTAHGSSVDALMASATGEVSLSIGEGRLHNKALDTFSGDIFTQVLRMINPLDKRRESSQLVCAAARFLIRDGVATANQGIGLRTSQVDVLGSGTINLQSEKIEFYITPKPRGKTGLSLTTPLAGLIKIEGTLGAPSVGIDKSGVLKTATSVGVGIATGGLSTLGEFILDKTAADLDPCQTALGLSPQKKSSPQPSSPLKKFSKPLQKLFER